Proteins encoded together in one uncultured Desulfosarcina sp. window:
- a CDS encoding transporter substrate-binding domain-containing protein, protein MFRIFATAIFVVMIFAANSMAEETWKIATLNWEPYSGAEMATQGNSIQKLRLLLKKEKINLIVDFYPWKRAQIIARNKEYVGYFPAWPEEVYEGFTASPTVDWSEIGILKNTESSLRFESVDDLFKNYKVGIIQTYTYPKVIDDAVKKYPNHTEKAPNEISLLRKLATGRHPAAITDPTVMMYLAARNGIYNVETVKIIMKKELVVAFRDDEDNKDRINFFRKLLKGM, encoded by the coding sequence ATGTTTAGAATATTCGCTACTGCAATATTTGTTGTGATGATATTTGCAGCCAACTCAATGGCAGAAGAAACTTGGAAGATTGCTACCTTGAACTGGGAACCCTATTCAGGTGCCGAAATGGCGACCCAGGGGAATTCCATTCAGAAACTCAGGCTTCTTTTAAAAAAAGAAAAAATTAATCTTATAGTGGATTTCTATCCGTGGAAAAGGGCGCAAATTATAGCAAGAAACAAAGAATATGTCGGCTATTTCCCTGCATGGCCTGAGGAGGTATATGAGGGCTTTACGGCATCACCGACAGTTGACTGGTCCGAGATTGGTATATTGAAGAATACGGAAAGCAGTTTACGTTTCGAGAGTGTTGATGATTTGTTCAAAAACTATAAAGTCGGCATCATCCAAACTTATACTTATCCCAAAGTTATAGATGATGCGGTAAAAAAATATCCGAACCATACAGAAAAAGCACCAAATGAAATTTCACTTCTGAGAAAGCTTGCAACGGGGCGGCACCCAGCAGCAATCACAGACCCGACGGTTATGATGTACCTTGCAGCGAGAAACGGCATTTACAATGTTGAAACTGTAAAAATTATCATGAAAAAAGAACTCGTAGTCGCTTTCAGGGACGATGAAGATAACAAGGACCGTATCAACTTTTTTAGAAAATTGTTAAAAGGTATGTGA
- a CDS encoding IS481 family transposase gives MLNGTKTVIKHKIGLLNLAEELGNVSKACRIMGLSRDTFYRYQNAVEQGGVDALVDQNRRKPNIKNRTDEITEAAVVAYAVEQPAFGQVRASNELRKRGVFISPSGVRCVWLRHQLARFKDRLKALEDKMAKENLILTESQVQALERKKQDDIAAGEIETAHPGYLGSQDTFYVGTLKGVGRIYQQTFIDTYAKVGFAKLYTTKTPITAADLLNDKVLPFYEKHELPLLRVLTDRGTEYCGKAETHDYQLYLAINDIEHTKTKARSPQTNGICERFHKTMLQEFYQVTFRKKIYRDIETLQFDLDLWLEQYNHERTHQGKMCCGRTPMETLEDGKRLWEEKKIA, from the coding sequence ATGCTGAATGGTACCAAAACCGTCATCAAACACAAGATCGGATTGTTGAACCTGGCCGAGGAACTGGGCAACGTATCCAAAGCCTGCCGGATCATGGGGCTTTCCCGTGACACCTTTTACCGCTATCAAAATGCCGTTGAACAAGGCGGCGTCGATGCCCTCGTCGATCAAAACCGCCGCAAACCCAATATTAAAAACCGCACAGACGAAATAACCGAGGCTGCTGTCGTAGCCTATGCCGTTGAACAACCGGCCTTTGGCCAAGTGCGTGCCAGCAACGAATTGCGTAAGCGGGGCGTGTTCATTTCCCCCAGTGGTGTCCGGTGTGTATGGCTGCGTCACCAATTGGCTCGCTTTAAAGACCGGCTCAAGGCCCTTGAGGACAAAATGGCCAAGGAGAATCTGATTCTTACCGAAAGCCAGGTCCAGGCATTAGAACGGAAAAAGCAAGACGACATCGCTGCTGGGGAGATCGAGACGGCTCATCCAGGTTATCTGGGATCACAGGATACCTTTTATGTCGGAACCCTTAAGGGCGTGGGCAGGATCTATCAGCAAACCTTTATCGATACGTATGCCAAGGTCGGTTTTGCCAAACTCTATACCACCAAGACGCCGATCACTGCTGCCGATTTGCTCAATGATAAGGTGCTGCCCTTTTATGAAAAGCATGAGTTGCCGCTGCTTCGCGTCTTAACCGACAGGGGTACCGAGTATTGCGGCAAAGCTGAAACCCACGATTATCAATTGTATCTGGCTATTAACGACATCGAACACACCAAGACCAAGGCCAGATCGCCGCAAACCAACGGTATCTGCGAACGCTTCCACAAAACCATGCTACAGGAATTTTATCAGGTGACCTTCAGAAAGAAGATTTATCGGGATATCGAAACGCTTCAGTTTGATCTTGACCTGTGGCTTGAACAGTACAATCATGAGCGAACCCATCAGGGGAAAATGTGCTGCGGCAGAACCCCGATGGAAACCCTTGAAGATGGCAAACGACTCTGGGAAGAGAAAAAAATAGCCTGA
- a CDS encoding PilZ domain-containing protein: protein MKIPNRHEYPHRTAYIIAKYTVKEGTHRDVIKNIGAGGLFIKTSRKVSLGQAVALEFPLFQFDKIIKISGQVIRGDHDGFAVEFDKPLDGLDCKDGEFPEIVHESERASR, encoded by the coding sequence ATGAAAATTCCCAATCGACATGAATATCCTCACCGTACGGCCTATATCATCGCCAAGTATACTGTCAAAGAGGGAACCCATCGGGATGTAATCAAAAACATTGGCGCCGGCGGTTTGTTCATAAAAACTTCGCGGAAAGTTTCGCTGGGGCAGGCGGTTGCACTTGAATTTCCGCTTTTCCAATTTGACAAGATCATTAAAATTTCCGGGCAGGTGATTCGCGGTGACCATGATGGTTTCGCCGTGGAGTTCGATAAACCGTTAGACGGCCTTGATTGCAAGGATGGTGAATTCCCTGAGATCGTACACGAAAGCGAACGCGCATCCCGGTAA
- a CDS encoding integration host factor subunit alpha → MALTKYTIVEKLQSDLGFSKTKSIETFETLVELIKATLESGEDVLVSGFGKFCVQEKDQRRGRNPTTGQTMMLRPRKVVTFRYSGKLREKINS, encoded by the coding sequence ATGGCACTGACCAAATACACTATCGTCGAAAAGCTCCAATCTGATTTAGGGTTCTCCAAAACCAAATCCATCGAAACCTTCGAAACATTGGTTGAACTGATCAAGGCAACCCTTGAATCAGGTGAAGATGTTCTTGTATCCGGATTTGGTAAATTTTGTGTGCAGGAAAAAGATCAACGCAGAGGCCGGAATCCTACGACTGGCCAGACGATGATGTTGCGTCCCCGCAAGGTTGTGACATTCAGGTACTCCGGGAAGTTGAGAGAGAAAATCAACTCGTAG
- a CDS encoding outer membrane beta-barrel protein: MIRKSIEFVAVLICLMVLAGNYSIASATEGLYIGIQGGINNMDDTKTKDSEGEMDSGYAISGFVGYDFGYFRVEGEVAYRENDIDKITILGFDTVSSGDVTAASFILNGYLDVQNRTPFTPYIGAGIGCNYFEYNGTAIYHSLTTIKYDDSETVLAYQLSAGITWDVTKALALDLSYKYLKSDDIEVSGTSNWGVTEKGETDYENQSFMIGLKWYF, encoded by the coding sequence ATGATTCGCAAATCGATTGAGTTTGTTGCGGTGCTGATTTGCCTGATGGTGTTGGCGGGGAATTACTCCATCGCTTCAGCTACTGAAGGGCTCTATATAGGCATTCAGGGTGGAATCAACAACATGGATGATACGAAAACTAAAGATTCCGAAGGCGAGATGGACAGCGGGTACGCAATTTCCGGTTTTGTGGGGTACGATTTCGGATATTTTCGAGTTGAGGGGGAAGTTGCATACCGGGAAAACGATATCGACAAAATCACCATTCTCGGATTTGATACGGTTTCGAGCGGTGACGTGACTGCGGCATCATTCATCCTCAATGGGTACCTGGACGTTCAAAACCGAACCCCGTTTACCCCATATATCGGTGCAGGCATCGGATGTAACTATTTTGAATACAACGGTACCGCGATATATCATAGCTTAACAACAATCAAATATGATGACAGCGAGACCGTTCTGGCCTATCAGCTGTCTGCCGGCATTACCTGGGATGTGACCAAAGCGCTCGCACTGGATCTTTCTTACAAGTATCTCAAATCTGATGATATCGAGGTTTCCGGCACTTCCAATTGGGGTGTTACTGAAAAAGGTGAAACCGACTACGAAAATCAAAGCTTCATGATCGGTTTGAAATGGTATTTTTAA